Proteins encoded in a region of the Terriglobales bacterium genome:
- a CDS encoding CBS domain-containing protein, which translates to MASVDSLIRDRETYQVEADELVVDVVSLMVSKNVGAVAVIRQGELAGLFSERDLMKRVVHEGRDPRVTKIFEVMTRDVVTVAPDRSLEDCLELMRERGFRHLPVCQGKQLRGVISLRDLLAHAVVEKDGEVQMMRAYISQST; encoded by the coding sequence ATGGCATCCGTAGACAGCCTGATTCGCGACCGGGAAACTTACCAAGTCGAGGCCGACGAGCTGGTGGTTGACGTGGTCAGCCTGATGGTGTCGAAAAATGTCGGCGCCGTCGCGGTTATCCGCCAAGGAGAACTGGCCGGCCTTTTTTCCGAACGCGACCTGATGAAGCGCGTGGTGCACGAGGGCAGAGACCCCCGCGTCACAAAGATTTTCGAGGTCATGACCCGCGACGTGGTGACGGTCGCGCCCGACCGCAGTCTGGAAGATTGCCTGGAACTGATGCGCGAGCGTGGCTTCCGGCACTTGCCTGTGTGCCAGGGAAAACAACTGCGCGGCGTGATCTCTTTGCGCGACCTGCTGGCGCACGCCGTGGTCGAAAAGGACGGCGAAGTTCAAATGATGCGCGCCTACATCTCCCAGAGCACCTGA